The following proteins are encoded in a genomic region of Drosophila bipectinata strain 14024-0381.07 chromosome XL, DbipHiC1v2, whole genome shotgun sequence:
- the LOC108134121 gene encoding CWF19-like protein 2 homolog, with the protein MSYIQFESAREKDKARQELREARAEMLQQAKDRAELRSQRERQKELRGEGATWMLPAVAQKLEKSSSSKKAKKKKKTEHKSKSKNKKSSKKKKKKHHSSSSSDSSSDSDSSSSSSSSSSEDEKERRRRKKKSKKSHQESHSEDEWVEKTSAVEVPLQRDNWMTNESLMLKTFSKEQKQPTKPNEKLQQIDAYDPAKSGRELNPYWKSNGTGLPGFQKPRDDEDESEKRETKQHSTSGPSSSSRGWRKPSAKPPSPSPPPRREKSVSENESSGEEPEPALPCLTNDELNALAGRAIKAEIKGKKELAAELNLQLENARKARAEYLASGKSIPTPNAKVSKKKPTSEHVLLTKTDQSGNVRPLMHTGTHSNPNDLYGGSKGRKRSNKKVETHVDGQRVRYFADDDRYDIKQMFEREKHATAAESNLQYADILSKHKNPNDDLEDLFADKVRKQISPGDAEKKELQNAIKEHEKLAASLENCERCFDSAKLDKQLLVSLGDKIYLSIPWYVGLQNGHCILTTLQHVSCCTQLDEDAWEELNNFRKALTRMFAARRQDVVFYEIANKLLRRPHLTVHCIPIPSSQGELAPFYFKKAIEESEQEWCINKQLVSLRQKSLRAAIPKGLPYVWIHFGMDSGFAHVIEDQDRFPANFAQEIIGGMLGLNPNSWRKPRKEQNPVGRVKSLAEMWKNYDCTEQ; encoded by the exons ATGAGTTACATACAATTTGAGAGTGCCAGGGAAAAGGACAAGGCTCGCCAGGAACTGCGAGAGGCCCGCGCCGAGATGCTCCAGCAGGCTAAGGACCGGGCTGAGCTTCGCAGCCAGAGGGAGCGCCAAAAAGAGCTGCGAGGTGAAGGTGCCACCTGGATGCTACCGGCAGTGGCACAGAAACTGGAGAAGTCTTCATCCTCAAAGAAGgcaaagaagaagaaaaagacgGAACACAAATCCAAGtcgaaaaacaagaaatcatccaagaaaaagaagaaaaaacaccacagtagcagcagcagcgacagtAGTAGCGATAGCGACAGTTCTAGCTCCAGCTCTTCCTCGTCCAGTGAGGACGAAAAGGAACGCCGGCGACGAaagaaaaaatctaagaaGAGCCACCAGGAAAGCCACAGCGAGGACGAGTGGGTGGAGAAGACTTCTGCCGTTGAGGTGCCTCTGCAACGCGACAACTGGATGACGAACGAGTCTCTCATGCTGAAGACCTTTTCGAAGGAGCAGAAACAGCCCACAAAGCCGAACGAGAAACTCCAGCAAATCGATGCCTATGATCCGGCCAAAAGCGGTCGTGAGCTGAATCCTTATTGGAAAAGTAATGGCACCGGCCTGCCCGGTTTCCAAAAGCCTCGGGATGACGAGGACGAGTCCGAGAAGCGGGAGACAAAGCAGCATTCGACTTCTGGTCCGAGTTCCTCCTCTCGCGGATGGCGAAAGCCCTCTGCTAAGCCACCCTCACCCTCACCACCACCAAGGAGAGAGAAATCTGTCTCAGAGAACGAATCCTCGGGCGAGGAACCCGAACCGGCTCTCCCCTGCTTAACCAATGACGAGCTCAACGCGTTGGCAGGCAGGGCCATCAAAGCAGAGATCAAGGGCAAGAAGGAGCTGGCGGCTGAACTGAATCTGCAGCTGGAGAATGCACGAAAGGCGCGGGCCGAGTATTTGGCATCCGGCAAATCCATACCGACACCTAATGCCAAGGTCTCGAAGAAGAAACCCACATCCGAGCATGTTCTTCTCACCAAAACGGATCAGAGCGGCAATGTGCGGCCACTAATGCACACTGGGACGCACAGTAACCCCAATGATCTCTATGGGGGAAGCAAAGGACGGAAGCGAAGCAACAAGAAAGTGGAGACTCATGTGGACGGACAAAGGGTGCGTTACTTCGCCGATGATGATCGCTATGATATCAAGCAAATG TTCGAGCGAGAGAAGCATGCCACTGCCGCCGAGTCCAACCTGCAATACGCCGACATTCTGTCCAAGCACAAGAATCCCAATGATGATCTTGAGGACTTGTTTGCCGACAAAGTGCGCAAGCAAATCTCACCTGGCGACGCCGAGAAGAAGGAGCTCCAGAACGCCATCAAAGAACACGAAAAGCTGGCTGCCAGTCTTGAGAATTGTGAGCGATGCTTTGACTCCGCCAAGCTGGATAAGCAACTGTTAGTTTCCCTCGGCGACAAGATCTACCTGAGCATACCGTGGTATGTGGGCCTGCAGAATGGCCATTGCATCCTGACAACATTGCAGCACGTGTCCTGCTGCACGCAGCTGGACGAGGATGCGTGGGAGGAGCTGAATAACTTCCGGAAGGCGCTCACCCGCATGTTTGCCGCCCGACGGCAGGACGTGGTTTTCTATGAGATTGCCAACAAGTTGCTTCGCCGACCGCATCTCACCGTGCACTGCATCCCCATCCCATCCAGTCAAGGCGAACTGGCACCGTTCTATTTCAAGAAGGCCATCGAGGAGTCCGAACAGGAGTGGTGCATCAACAAGCAACTGGTTTCTCTGCGTCAGAAATCTCTGCGGGCCGCAATTCCGAAGGGTCTGCCCTATGTGTGGATCCACTTTGGCATGGATTCGGGCTTTGCCCACGTCATCGAGGATCAGGACCGTTTTCCCGCTAACTTTGCACAG GAAATTATTGGTGGAATGCTAGGACTGAATCCCAATTCCTGGCGCAAGCCACGAAAAGAACAGAATCCTGTGGGAAGGGTCAAGTCGCTGGCGGAGATGTGGAAAAATTACGATTGCACTGAACAATAA
- the Arp10 gene encoding actin-related protein 10, which yields MPIYESVMQEKPPIVLEIGTAYTKLGFAAEPSPRKIVRTEVVLTTTGCTKRLFDYDTTEQLYDQIVDFLQSIFFKNLLVSPKERKFVVVENTFGPTLFREKLARVLFVHFDASSVLFVPVHLMALSTLAVPTALVVDIGYSETSVMPVFSGVQIMSAFRDQSYGGRAVHAEIKRQLMEAGVKESLLSEGVLEEIKVRTCFVTTFERAQGYAKGGEDLPKPPPAVEFIVRNDDPDDEEMIQVPGRLRETAFEVMFEASNERDSLPHLILRSILDCTVDVRKSLIESVFLIGGGSMHAGLLARLKHELQHLLVHDSFYKTRFHGDLQFKFFPAVGHQNFTAWLGGALCGATDHVQTRSLAKDTYLKNEHVPDWSNLCDNRPTGS from the exons ATGCCCATCTACGAAAGCGTTATGCAGGAAAAGCCTCCTATCGTCCTGGAAATCGGTACCGCCTACACAAA GCTGGGCTTTGCGGCCGAACCGTCACCGAGGAAAATCGTTCGCACAGAGGTTGTCCTGACCACGACGGGGTGTACCAAGCGGTTGTTTGACTATGACACGACGGAGCAGCTCTACGATCAAATCGTCGACTTCCTGCAGTCCATTTTCTTCAA GAACCTGCTGGTGAGTCCCAAAGAGCGCAAGTTCGTTGTGGTGGAGAACACTTTCGGCCCCACCCTCTTCAGGGAAAAACTGGCGAGAGTTCTCTTTGTCCATTTTGATGCCTCCTCGGTGCTGTTTGTGCCCGTCCACCTAATGGCACTCTCCACGCTGGCCGTGCCCACCGCCTTGGTTGTTGATATCGGGTACAGTGAAACGAGTGTCATGCCCGTCTTTAGCGGCGTACAAATCATGTCCGCTTTTAGAGACCAGAGCTACGGAGGCAGGGCCGTTCACGCGGAGATCAAGCGCCAATTGATGGAGGCTGGCGTCAAGGAGAGCCTGCTGTCGGAGGGCGTGCTGGAGGAGATCAAGGTACGAACCTGCTTTGTGACAACCTTCGAGCGGGCGCAGGGATACGCCAAGGGTGGTGAAGATCTGCCCAAGCCTCCGCCAGCCGTGGAATTCATTGTCAGAAACGATGATCCCGATGATGAAGAGATGATCCAGGTGCCCGGCCGGCTGAGAGAGACCGCCTTCGAGGTGATGTTTGAGGCCAGCAATGAGAGGGATAGCTTGCCCCATCTCATTCTACGCTCCATTCTCGACTGCACCGTGGACGTGAGGAAGTCGCTGATCGAAAGTGTTTTCCTCATCGGTGGTGGCTCAATGCATGCTGGGCTCTTGGCTCGCCTGAAGCACGAACTGCAGCACTTGCTCGTCCACGATTCCTTTTACAAGACACGCTTCCATGGTGACTTGCAGTTCAAGTTTTTCCCCGCCGTCGGGCATCAGAACTTCACGGCCTGGCTGGGTGGAGCATTGTGCGGCGCCACAGACCACGTTCAAACCCGTTCCTTGGCCAAGGACACCTATCTGAAGAACGAGCACGTTCCCGACTGGAGTAATCTCTGCGATAATCGGCCAACAGGGTCTTAA
- the Ranbp21 gene encoding exportin-5 isoform X2: MPAHPPSQYTYPSAESHQLAMAQHVAGGGGGGTEALAAELAKAVDLIMHPLTQQQARLEAYMACERFKEESPLCAQVGLFLASSPQSNQQVRHFGLQLIEYTIKFRWNCITHEEKVYIKDNAIKMLNAGVGPAEDRTLLPTKDALSRIIVEMIKREWPQQWSDLLPELSQACTKGEAQTELVLLVFLRLVEDVALLQTIESNQRRKDMYQALNNNMNDIFEFFLRLVEQHVTAFRETTQLGNFPKANAHSRVVEIVLLTLSGFVEWCNAAECLAQISNRKGQAKERKPLMQLFNEEPLRYIYQASQILPDSDSGLSIEQHHNFLKKLLQVLSGMGQQLVALWGKDDATQRPVHLEILLECLLVLVQHPSLTIAHGSALIWQLLLKHEPSSKDFATINYIPKLIHTIAPRIVKLPYPPATSAPATMCTDAYIRMEYDSEEEYALHFFRYRTDFLEIFRLATLVQPLVTYGYCERWLHQRLRNAATEAQAEVKTGVISCSVLDPVYLEWDALVSVLDGVLSRILLVAERPSVPAGLRLLEECLELETTNPLTYSILLSCISALFVFLSMSSCQITPSNCVAMSGVSLLPRVLDKIFRALVMKPPNELEKVQAKSAKNLRRHAASLLVKLAHKYPLLLLPVFDQISGHVELLLKEPGQHQLCRMMRTTLQEALILISNHFCDFERQTLFIEHIIQDKRTEWLAIGDVLKSPLDFMRFVGLDKPPIFAVEGDITLSNRSRLLDALHVVLGVVKRCTWPDDPDRAQRGGFVIGCTELGNPICRNPATKHVVPLLSQVLGLMRILNELFAPEALAALSEGYRGIHGMLEHEKKLLMGICALPADPLDTTIRSEPTAFEKMQTFMMMITEGCYHLMGSAGPSLGRDLYQLLGLADALVTNVFARLDVVPDYRLRPIIRVFFKPFVYSCPPSFYDSVLVPLFSHLAPLMCERLSRRWIYIASLYESGQLDGEVNDTQEVLEDQLNRTLTREYLDVLKIALVGGQIGADHVSSGANANVNANSSAVAMENEEHSMDSAPQSRASQSALLSDIVSDLGGKLLRNGLIGNYVLMTLLKAIAWNDGITSMRAVNIAAPVMRFLAAEKLMDENKAVTAFTAVLQGMQVHGQHEANQSGLVTLGVQFYELLRPHFPILSEVLQHIPSVNAADIQKFDEKISVAPVKGNKVDRAKKDLFKKLTAQLVGRSVNQLFRHEVQIANLPPMQSHKSKSGSGDIMDSNQNASLTRLFGPEK, encoded by the exons ATGCCTGCGCATCCACCCTCTCAGTATACCTATCCCTCGGCAGAGAGCCATCAGCTAGCCATGGCCCAGCACGTAgccggcggaggaggaggaggcacCGAGGCTCTGGCCGCGGAACTTGCCAAGGCGGTGGACCTCATAATGCACCCACTAACCCAGCAGCAGGCACGTCTGGAGGCCTACATGGCCTGTGAACGTTTCAAAGAGGAGTCGCCGCTTTGCGCTCAGGTGGGCCTCTTCCTGGCCAGCTCGCCCCAGTCCAACCAACAGGTGCGCCATTTCGGGCTGCAGCTAATCGAGTACACAATTAAGTTTCGCTGGAACTGCATTACGCACGAGGAGAAGGTTTATATCAAGGACAACGCCATCAAGATGCTGAACGCGGGCGTAGGCCCAGCGGAGGATCGCACACTCTTGCCGACCAAGGACGCCTTGTCGCGGATTATCGTCGAGATGATCAAGCGCGAGTGGCCGCAACAGTGGTCCGACTTGTTGCCGGAACTGAGCCAGGCCTGTACCAAGGGCGAGGCCCAGACAGAGCTGGTGCTGCTCGTGTTCCTGCGACTGGTGGAGGATGTGGCGCTGCTGCAGACGATCGAGTCGAACCAGCGCCGCAAGGATATGTACCAGGCACTGAACAACAACATGAACGACATCTTTGAGTTTTTTCTGCGGCTCGTGGAGCAGCACGTGACCGCGTTTCGCGAGACGACGCAACTGGGCAACTTTCCTAAGGCGAACGCACACAGCCGTGTTGTCGAAATAGTGCTGCTGACGCTGAGCGGGTTCGTGGAGTGG TGCAACGCGGCCGAGTGCCTGGCGCAGATATCGAACCGCAAGGGCCAGGCCAAGGAGCGCAAGCCGCTGATGCAGCTTTTCAACGAGGAGCCGCTCCGCTACATCTACCAGGCCAGCCAGATACTGCCCGATTCGGACTCGGGCCTGTCCATCGAGCAGCATCACAACTTCCTCAAGAAACTGTTGCAGGTGCTCAGCGGCATGGGCCAGCAGCTGGTGGCGCTCTGGGGCAAGGATGACGCCACCCAGCGCCCGGTACACCTGGAGATTCTGCTCGAGTGCCTGCTGGTCCTGGTGCAGCATCCCTCGCTGACCATCGCCCACGGTTCGGCACTGATTTGGCAGCTGCTGCTTAAGCACGAGCCGAGCTCCAAGGACTTTGCCACAATCAACTACATTCCCAAGCTCATCCACACGATTGCGCCGCGGATCGTGAAACTGCCATATCCCCCTGCCACAAGTGCACCTGCTACCATGTGCACGGACGCCTACATCCGGATGGAGTACGACAGCGAGGAGGAGTATGCGCTCCACTTCTTCCGCTATCGCACCGACTTCCTGGAGATCTTTCGCCTGGCCACGTTGGTCCAGCCGCTCGTCACCTATGGATACTGCGAACGCTGGCTACACCAGCGGCTGCGCAACGCCGCCACCGAAGCCCAGGCAGAGGTCAAGACCGGTGTCATATCATGCAGTGTCCTGGATCCCGTCTACCTGGAATGGGATGCTCTGGTCAGTGTTCTGGACGGTGTCCTTAGCCGCATCCTGCTCGTGGCGGAGCGACCGTCGGTGCCGGCGGGTCTGCGCCTGCTGGAAGAGTGCCTTGAGCTGGAGACCACCAATCCGCTCACCTACTCCATTCTACTGTCGTGCATTTCGGCGCTATTCGTCTTCCTCAGCATGTCCTCGTGCCAGATCACGCCCAGCAATTGTGTGGCCATGAGCGGGGTCAGCCTGCTGCCGCGTGTCCTCGACAAGATCTTTCGGGCCCTGGTCATGAAGCCGCCCAACGAGCTGGAGAAGGTGCAGGCCAAGTCGGCCAAGAATCTGCGGCGTCATGCTGCCTCGCTGCTCGTCAAGCTGGCCCACAAGTacccgctgctgctgctgcccgtCTTCGACCAGATTAGCGGGCATGTGGAGCTGCTGCTGAAGGAGCCCGGCCAGCACCAGCTGTGCCGCATGATGCGGACCACGCTGCAGGAGGCGCTCATCCTAATCTCGAACCACTTCTGCGACTTCGAGCGCCAGACCCTGTTCATCGAGCATATCATTCAGGACAAGCGCACCGAGTGGCTGGCCATCGGCGATGTCCTCAAGTCGCCGCTGGACTTTATGCGCTTCGTGGGCCTGGACAAGCCGCCCATCTTCGCGGTGGAGGGCGACATCACCCTGTCGAATCGATCACGGCTACTGGACGCCCTGCACGTCGTCCTCGGCGTGGTGAAGCGCTGCACCTGGCCGGACGACCCGGACCGCGCCCAACGCGGTGGCTTCGTCATCGGCTGCACCGAGCTGGGCAATCCCATCTGCCGCAATCCGGCCACCAAGCACGTGGTACCGCTGCTCTCCCAGGTACTGGGACTGATGCGTATCCTAAACGAGTTGTTCGCCCCGGAGGCACTGGCCGCCCTGTCCGAGGGCTATCGCGGCATCCACGGCATGCTGGAGCACGAGAAGAAGCTGCTGATGGGGATCTGTGCCTTGCCAGCCGATCCACTGGACACCACCATTCGCAGCGAGCCGACTGCCTTCGAGAAGATGCAGACCTTCATGATGATGATCACCGAGGGCTGTTACCACCTGATGGGCTCGGCGGGTCCGTCGCTGGGTCGCGATCTCTACCAGCTGCTGGGCCTGGCGGACGCTCTGGTTACGAACGTCTTCGCCCGCCTGGACGTGGTGCCCGACTACCGGCTGCGCCCCATCATCCGTGTCTTCTTCAAGCCGTTCGTCTACTCCTGCCCGCCCAGCTTCTACGACAGCGTCCTGGTGCCGCTGTTCTCGCACCTGGCTCCGCTCATGTGCGAGCGCCTGTCCCGTCGATGGATCTACATAGCGTCGCTGTACGAGAGCGGCCAGTTGGACGGCGAGGTGAACGACACGCAGGAGGTGCTCGAGGACCAGCTGAACCGCACCCTGACCCGTGAGTACTTGGATGTGCTGAAGATCGCTCTGGTGGGCGGGCAGATCGGAGCGGATCATGTGTCGTCGGGGGCCAATGCGAACGTGAATGCCAACAGCAGTGCCGTGGCGATGGAGAACGAGGAGCATTCGATGGACAGCGCACCCCAGTCCCGGGCCAGCCAGTCGGCCCTGCTCTCGGACATAGTCTCGGATCTGGGCGGCAAGCTGCTCCGCAACGGTCTCATCGGCAACTATGTGCTGATGACGCTGCTGAAGGCCATCGCCTGGAACGACGGGATAACCAGCATGCGGGCGGTGAATATAGCGGCGCCAGTGATGCGATTCCTTGCCGCCGAGAAGCTGATGGACGAGAACAAGGCGGTGACGGCATTTACGGCGGTGCTGCAGGGCATGCAGGTGCATGGGCAGCACGAGGCCAACCAGTCGGGTCTAGTCACGCTGGGTGTGCAGTTCTATGAGCTGTTGCGCCCGCACTTCCCCATCCTCAGCGAGGTCCTGCAGCACATACCGAGCGTGAACGCGGCCGACATCCAGAAGTTCGACGAGAAGATCTCTGTGGCGCCCGTCAAGGGCAACAAGGTGGATCGGGCCAAGAAGGATCTGTTCAAGAAGCTAACCGCCCAGCTGGTGGGGCGCAGTGTTAACCAGCTGTTCCGGCACGAGGTGCAGATCGCCAACCTGCCACCGATGCAGTCGCACAAGTCCAAGTCCGGTTCGGGCGACATCATGGACAGCAATCAGAACGCGAGCCTGACTCGGCTATTTGGTCCGGAGAAGTGA
- the Ranbp21 gene encoding exportin-5 isoform X1 yields MAQHVAGGGGGGTEALAAELAKAVDLIMHPLTQQQARLEAYMACERFKEESPLCAQVGLFLASSPQSNQQVRHFGLQLIEYTIKFRWNCITHEEKVYIKDNAIKMLNAGVGPAEDRTLLPTKDALSRIIVEMIKREWPQQWSDLLPELSQACTKGEAQTELVLLVFLRLVEDVALLQTIESNQRRKDMYQALNNNMNDIFEFFLRLVEQHVTAFRETTQLGNFPKANAHSRVVEIVLLTLSGFVEWVSIQHIMSSNGKLIHFLCILLNDKAFQCNAAECLAQISNRKGQAKERKPLMQLFNEEPLRYIYQASQILPDSDSGLSIEQHHNFLKKLLQVLSGMGQQLVALWGKDDATQRPVHLEILLECLLVLVQHPSLTIAHGSALIWQLLLKHEPSSKDFATINYIPKLIHTIAPRIVKLPYPPATSAPATMCTDAYIRMEYDSEEEYALHFFRYRTDFLEIFRLATLVQPLVTYGYCERWLHQRLRNAATEAQAEVKTGVISCSVLDPVYLEWDALVSVLDGVLSRILLVAERPSVPAGLRLLEECLELETTNPLTYSILLSCISALFVFLSMSSCQITPSNCVAMSGVSLLPRVLDKIFRALVMKPPNELEKVQAKSAKNLRRHAASLLVKLAHKYPLLLLPVFDQISGHVELLLKEPGQHQLCRMMRTTLQEALILISNHFCDFERQTLFIEHIIQDKRTEWLAIGDVLKSPLDFMRFVGLDKPPIFAVEGDITLSNRSRLLDALHVVLGVVKRCTWPDDPDRAQRGGFVIGCTELGNPICRNPATKHVVPLLSQVLGLMRILNELFAPEALAALSEGYRGIHGMLEHEKKLLMGICALPADPLDTTIRSEPTAFEKMQTFMMMITEGCYHLMGSAGPSLGRDLYQLLGLADALVTNVFARLDVVPDYRLRPIIRVFFKPFVYSCPPSFYDSVLVPLFSHLAPLMCERLSRRWIYIASLYESGQLDGEVNDTQEVLEDQLNRTLTREYLDVLKIALVGGQIGADHVSSGANANVNANSSAVAMENEEHSMDSAPQSRASQSALLSDIVSDLGGKLLRNGLIGNYVLMTLLKAIAWNDGITSMRAVNIAAPVMRFLAAEKLMDENKAVTAFTAVLQGMQVHGQHEANQSGLVTLGVQFYELLRPHFPILSEVLQHIPSVNAADIQKFDEKISVAPVKGNKVDRAKKDLFKKLTAQLVGRSVNQLFRHEVQIANLPPMQSHKSKSGSGDIMDSNQNASLTRLFGPEK; encoded by the coding sequence ATGGCCCAGCACGTAgccggcggaggaggaggaggcacCGAGGCTCTGGCCGCGGAACTTGCCAAGGCGGTGGACCTCATAATGCACCCACTAACCCAGCAGCAGGCACGTCTGGAGGCCTACATGGCCTGTGAACGTTTCAAAGAGGAGTCGCCGCTTTGCGCTCAGGTGGGCCTCTTCCTGGCCAGCTCGCCCCAGTCCAACCAACAGGTGCGCCATTTCGGGCTGCAGCTAATCGAGTACACAATTAAGTTTCGCTGGAACTGCATTACGCACGAGGAGAAGGTTTATATCAAGGACAACGCCATCAAGATGCTGAACGCGGGCGTAGGCCCAGCGGAGGATCGCACACTCTTGCCGACCAAGGACGCCTTGTCGCGGATTATCGTCGAGATGATCAAGCGCGAGTGGCCGCAACAGTGGTCCGACTTGTTGCCGGAACTGAGCCAGGCCTGTACCAAGGGCGAGGCCCAGACAGAGCTGGTGCTGCTCGTGTTCCTGCGACTGGTGGAGGATGTGGCGCTGCTGCAGACGATCGAGTCGAACCAGCGCCGCAAGGATATGTACCAGGCACTGAACAACAACATGAACGACATCTTTGAGTTTTTTCTGCGGCTCGTGGAGCAGCACGTGACCGCGTTTCGCGAGACGACGCAACTGGGCAACTTTCCTAAGGCGAACGCACACAGCCGTGTTGTCGAAATAGTGCTGCTGACGCTGAGCGGGTTCGTGGAGTGGGTCAGTATCCAGCACATCATGTCGAGCAACGGCAAGCTCATACACTTTTTATGCATTTTGCTAAACGACAAGGCATTCCAGTGCAACGCGGCCGAGTGCCTGGCGCAGATATCGAACCGCAAGGGCCAGGCCAAGGAGCGCAAGCCGCTGATGCAGCTTTTCAACGAGGAGCCGCTCCGCTACATCTACCAGGCCAGCCAGATACTGCCCGATTCGGACTCGGGCCTGTCCATCGAGCAGCATCACAACTTCCTCAAGAAACTGTTGCAGGTGCTCAGCGGCATGGGCCAGCAGCTGGTGGCGCTCTGGGGCAAGGATGACGCCACCCAGCGCCCGGTACACCTGGAGATTCTGCTCGAGTGCCTGCTGGTCCTGGTGCAGCATCCCTCGCTGACCATCGCCCACGGTTCGGCACTGATTTGGCAGCTGCTGCTTAAGCACGAGCCGAGCTCCAAGGACTTTGCCACAATCAACTACATTCCCAAGCTCATCCACACGATTGCGCCGCGGATCGTGAAACTGCCATATCCCCCTGCCACAAGTGCACCTGCTACCATGTGCACGGACGCCTACATCCGGATGGAGTACGACAGCGAGGAGGAGTATGCGCTCCACTTCTTCCGCTATCGCACCGACTTCCTGGAGATCTTTCGCCTGGCCACGTTGGTCCAGCCGCTCGTCACCTATGGATACTGCGAACGCTGGCTACACCAGCGGCTGCGCAACGCCGCCACCGAAGCCCAGGCAGAGGTCAAGACCGGTGTCATATCATGCAGTGTCCTGGATCCCGTCTACCTGGAATGGGATGCTCTGGTCAGTGTTCTGGACGGTGTCCTTAGCCGCATCCTGCTCGTGGCGGAGCGACCGTCGGTGCCGGCGGGTCTGCGCCTGCTGGAAGAGTGCCTTGAGCTGGAGACCACCAATCCGCTCACCTACTCCATTCTACTGTCGTGCATTTCGGCGCTATTCGTCTTCCTCAGCATGTCCTCGTGCCAGATCACGCCCAGCAATTGTGTGGCCATGAGCGGGGTCAGCCTGCTGCCGCGTGTCCTCGACAAGATCTTTCGGGCCCTGGTCATGAAGCCGCCCAACGAGCTGGAGAAGGTGCAGGCCAAGTCGGCCAAGAATCTGCGGCGTCATGCTGCCTCGCTGCTCGTCAAGCTGGCCCACAAGTacccgctgctgctgctgcccgtCTTCGACCAGATTAGCGGGCATGTGGAGCTGCTGCTGAAGGAGCCCGGCCAGCACCAGCTGTGCCGCATGATGCGGACCACGCTGCAGGAGGCGCTCATCCTAATCTCGAACCACTTCTGCGACTTCGAGCGCCAGACCCTGTTCATCGAGCATATCATTCAGGACAAGCGCACCGAGTGGCTGGCCATCGGCGATGTCCTCAAGTCGCCGCTGGACTTTATGCGCTTCGTGGGCCTGGACAAGCCGCCCATCTTCGCGGTGGAGGGCGACATCACCCTGTCGAATCGATCACGGCTACTGGACGCCCTGCACGTCGTCCTCGGCGTGGTGAAGCGCTGCACCTGGCCGGACGACCCGGACCGCGCCCAACGCGGTGGCTTCGTCATCGGCTGCACCGAGCTGGGCAATCCCATCTGCCGCAATCCGGCCACCAAGCACGTGGTACCGCTGCTCTCCCAGGTACTGGGACTGATGCGTATCCTAAACGAGTTGTTCGCCCCGGAGGCACTGGCCGCCCTGTCCGAGGGCTATCGCGGCATCCACGGCATGCTGGAGCACGAGAAGAAGCTGCTGATGGGGATCTGTGCCTTGCCAGCCGATCCACTGGACACCACCATTCGCAGCGAGCCGACTGCCTTCGAGAAGATGCAGACCTTCATGATGATGATCACCGAGGGCTGTTACCACCTGATGGGCTCGGCGGGTCCGTCGCTGGGTCGCGATCTCTACCAGCTGCTGGGCCTGGCGGACGCTCTGGTTACGAACGTCTTCGCCCGCCTGGACGTGGTGCCCGACTACCGGCTGCGCCCCATCATCCGTGTCTTCTTCAAGCCGTTCGTCTACTCCTGCCCGCCCAGCTTCTACGACAGCGTCCTGGTGCCGCTGTTCTCGCACCTGGCTCCGCTCATGTGCGAGCGCCTGTCCCGTCGATGGATCTACATAGCGTCGCTGTACGAGAGCGGCCAGTTGGACGGCGAGGTGAACGACACGCAGGAGGTGCTCGAGGACCAGCTGAACCGCACCCTGACCCGTGAGTACTTGGATGTGCTGAAGATCGCTCTGGTGGGCGGGCAGATCGGAGCGGATCATGTGTCGTCGGGGGCCAATGCGAACGTGAATGCCAACAGCAGTGCCGTGGCGATGGAGAACGAGGAGCATTCGATGGACAGCGCACCCCAGTCCCGGGCCAGCCAGTCGGCCCTGCTCTCGGACATAGTCTCGGATCTGGGCGGCAAGCTGCTCCGCAACGGTCTCATCGGCAACTATGTGCTGATGACGCTGCTGAAGGCCATCGCCTGGAACGACGGGATAACCAGCATGCGGGCGGTGAATATAGCGGCGCCAGTGATGCGATTCCTTGCCGCCGAGAAGCTGATGGACGAGAACAAGGCGGTGACGGCATTTACGGCGGTGCTGCAGGGCATGCAGGTGCATGGGCAGCACGAGGCCAACCAGTCGGGTCTAGTCACGCTGGGTGTGCAGTTCTATGAGCTGTTGCGCCCGCACTTCCCCATCCTCAGCGAGGTCCTGCAGCACATACCGAGCGTGAACGCGGCCGACATCCAGAAGTTCGACGAGAAGATCTCTGTGGCGCCCGTCAAGGGCAACAAGGTGGATCGGGCCAAGAAGGATCTGTTCAAGAAGCTAACCGCCCAGCTGGTGGGGCGCAGTGTTAACCAGCTGTTCCGGCACGAGGTGCAGATCGCCAACCTGCCACCGATGCAGTCGCACAAGTCCAAGTCCGGTTCGGGCGACATCATGGACAGCAATCAGAACGCGAGCCTGACTCGGCTATTTGGTCCGGAGAAGTGA